One Calonectris borealis chromosome 16, bCalBor7.hap1.2, whole genome shotgun sequence DNA window includes the following coding sequences:
- the DCUN1D3 gene encoding DCN1-like protein 3 yields MGQCVTKCKNPSSTLGSKNGERESGSKSHSKRSAVHKDDHGSACGKSSGDILVNGTKKTDAAVESSQPPMFSGDTKKDSVSSAEESSLQRIGELFRRYKDEREDAILEEGMERFCNDLCVDPTEFKVLVLAWKFQAATMCKFTRKEFFEGCRAINADSIDGICARFPSLLNEAKQEDKFKDLYRFTFQFGLDSEEGQRSLHREIAIALWKLVFTQNKPPILDQWLHFLIENPSGIKGISRDTWNMFLNFTQVIGPDLSNYSEDEAWPSLFDTFVEWEMERRKKEEETKCVTSSDTEGLCAGEQT; encoded by the exons ATGGGCCAGTGTGTCACGAAGTGCAAGAATCCTTCTTCTACCCTGGGCAGCAAAAATGGGGAGAGGGAATCTGGCAGCAAGTCGCACAGTAAGAGAAGTGCAGTCCACAAAGATGACCACGGTTCAGCTTGTGGGAAGTCTTCAGGAGATATACTTGTGAACGGGACAAAGAAAACAGACGCTGCTGTAGAGTCTAGTCAGCCCCCAATGTTTTCTGGAGATACAAAGAAAGACTCTGTTTCCAGCGCAGAAGAATCTTCGCTCCAAAGGATCGGGGAGTTATTTAGGAGGTATAAGGATGAACGGGAAGATGCCATACTGGAAGAAGGAATGGAACGATTTTGCAATGACCTCTGTGTTGATCCCACTGAATTTAAAGTGCTAGTTTTGGCTTGGAAATTCCAGGCTGCTACCATGTGCAAATTTACAAG GAAGGAGTTTTTTGAAGGCTGCAGAGCAATAAATGCAGACAGCATTGACGGCATTTGTGCGAGGTTCCCCAGCCTCTTAAACGAAGCCAAGCAGGAGGATAAATTCAAGGATCTCTATCGTTTCACCTTCCAGTTCGGCCTGGACTCTGAAGAAGGACAGAGGTCGCTACATCGGGAAATAGCCATTGCCCTTTGGAAATTAGTCTTCACCCAAAACAAGCCCCCCATTTTGGACCAGTGGTTACACTTCCTAATCGAGAACCCCTCAGGAATCAAGGGAATCTCCCGGGACACGTGGAACATGTTTCTAAATTTTACTCAGGTGATTGGACCGGACCTTAGCAACTACAGCGAGGACGAGGCCTGGCCGAGTCTCTTCGATACCTTTGTGGAGTGGGAAATGGAgcgaaggaaaaaggaagaggaaaccaAATGTGTTACGTCTTCGGACACAGAGGGCCTGTGTGCGGGGGAACAGACTTAG